AAGGCAACAGATCCCCGGTTCGCGCTGCGCGCGCCCGAGGATGACAGGTTGGCTAAGCGCGGGACGCGCTAAGCAACCTGTCACTTGCTGGTGACTTCCTTCACCTTCTCAGCCAGTTGCTTGAGGGTGAATGGCTTGGGCAGGAAGAAGAATTCGTTCTCGCTGTCTTCCATTTTGCCGAGTGCATCCTCGGCATAACCGGAGATGAAGATGACCTGAAGATTGGGGAAGGATTTCCAGACTTCCTTGACCATGCTGGGGCCGTCGATGCCGGGCATGATGACGTCGGAGATGATGAGCTCCACCTTGTTGCCTTCGGCCTGCATCAGCTCGATGGCGGCCTCGCCACAATCGGCCTCCAGCACGGTGTAGCCCTTGTTGCGCAGTGCGCGGGAGGCGAACATGCGCACCGGCGCTTCGTCTTCCACCAGCAGGATGGTGCTTTTCCCCGTCAGGTCGGCATTGGCGACACTGCCGGCGGCGTCACTGTCGGCGGTGACGGTTTTCTTCTCCACTTCAGGCTCATAACGCTTGAAGAGAAGCGCGAAGGTGGTGCCCTTGTTCTCTTCACTGGCGACGAAAATATGGCCGCCCGTCTGTTTGATAATGCCATAGACGGTGGCAAGGCCGAGGCCGGTGCCCGCGCCGACTTCCTTGGTGGAGAAGAAGGGCTCGAAAATCTTGCGGATGATGTCCTTCGGAATGCCGGTGCCGGTGTCGATGACTTCGATCAGCACATAATCGCCGTTGGAGACGGGGTCCTCATCGGTCGGGCTGATCCAGTTTTTCGGCACAGGATGGGCGCGGTTGATCTGCATGCAGCTGCTGCGGATGCTGAGTGAGCCGCCGGAGCCGCTCATGGCGTCACGCGCGTTGACGGCAAGGTTGATGATGACCTGCTCGAACTGGCCGAGATCGACCTTCACCATGCCCAGGTCCTTGCCGTGGATCATGTTGAGTTCGATATTCTCACCGATCAGGCGACGAATGAGGTTGGAAAGCTCAGCCAGCACGTCGGTGATGTCGATGAGCTTTGGCTGGAGCGTCTGGCGGCGGGAGAAGGCGAGCAACTGACGCACCAGGTTGGCGGCGCGGTTGCCGTTCTGCTTGATCTGCATGATGTCGGCGAAGGACTGGTCGCCCGCCGGGTGGCGCATGAGCAGCAGATCGCAGAAGCCGATCATGGCGGTGAGAAGGTTGTTGAAATCGTGCGCGATGCCGCCCGCGAGCTGGCCGACGGCCTGCATCTTCTGCGAGTGGGCGAATTTTTCCTCAAGCGAGCGCTGCTCGGTGGTGTTGATGAGGTGCACGACCAGTTCGGCATTGCTGTCGCCGCTGCGCGGCAGGTGCGCGAGATAGAGCGAGGCGGTTTTGGGGATTTCGCCTTTGAGGACGATACTAACGGGTTTTTCAGGCGCTGACTGGTTGGTGCGCAGGATTTCGTTGATGCGCTCCACCACTTCGTTTTTGTGTTCGGCATCCACGATATCGACGATGCTGAGCCCGTGGGATTCATACTGGGCGATGTCGGTGAGCGAGGCGAAGAAGGCGTTGTAACGCAGAATCTGCCCATGCTTGTCCAGCAGGGCAATGCCCATCGGCGCATTGTCGAGCAGATCATTGAGATAGGCCGCACTGGTGGATTCCGTCACCTCATCGCTGAGCGTGCCGGATGCATGGCGGAAGGGATTGGGGCGATCCGTCGGGGCAATGACGGTGCAGCAGCCACCGGGCTGGCCATCGGCATCGATAAAGATTTTCTGCACCACGAAGGCCTTGGCCACCGTGCCGTTGGCGCGTTTGAAGAGCACTTCGCCTTCGAAACTGTCGAGCTCCAGCTTGGCATCGCGCGTGGTGGGGTTAATGTTGACGAGATCCTGGATGCGGATGCGCTTGTCGATGATCTCGTTATTGCCGTAGCCGAGCCATTGCTCAATGTCGGGATGAATAAAAAGCGGCGTGCCGACCTTGTCGAACGCACAAAAACCGAGCGGCGCGGCAAACAGCGCATCCTGCACGGCCTTGGGCAGGTTATGGGCGGGATGGTAGCCATCCTGCGCGGCCTGGGCGGGCTCGTTTTTGTCACTGGTGCGGCGGCGAAGGGGCGAGCAGCTGATGGCGAAATAGCCAACCGGGCGCGGAATGGGGCGAAGGGCGATACGCACCTTCTGGATATTGCCTTCCAGATCGCGCAATTCGCCGAAGATGACCTCGGATTGGCCGGCTTCCATGGCCGCGCGGATTTTAGCAGAGGATTCGGCGCTGATGCCGTCGCTTTCCAGAAGCGAGTCCAGCGAAGTCAGGCCGAAACGGCGCGCATCGGCGAACATTTTCTGATAATCGCTGCTGTAATAGGTGATGGTGCCGTTGCCCTTGACGATCAGCAAAAACAGGTTGTTCAGGTTGGCAATCGAGGAAAAAAGCGCGTTCTGGTATTCGGTCATCATCACCAGATCGCGGTTGTTCTGCGTCACGGTGATGGTGAACCAGGCCAGAATACCGAGAATGACGAAGCTTGCCATCATGACGGCGGCCACGCCGCCGATCAGCTCCATCCACCAGACAGAGGCATTGACGGCGATAAAGGCGAATAAAAAGGTTACGGCAATCACCTGCAGAGAGGGCTTGCGCGCGCGCACCATAAACTCCCGCACGCCCTTTTCATCCTGCGGTGGGCCATCCTGATAACGACGCTGCTCGGAACTCACGCTTTCTTACCCTGCTTAACGGTGCATGGGTTTGCATAGGGCATGAAGCTTAACGATTGGTAAGGAACAGCGCCAAAGGGGTTAAAAAAGCGCCGAATCATATACAATTTTTATTTTAGCTTGTTCCTGAGGCGGTACACATAGCCAATCACTTCCGCAACCGCCTGATAATGCTCGGTCGGCACTTCCTCGTCCAGATCCACGCTGGCATGCAGGGCCCGGGCAAGCGGCGGATTTTCTACCACCGGGACTTCATTTTCAAACGCGACGTCCTTGATGCGCTCGGCGACCTTGTCCACCCCCTTGGCCACCACGGCGGGGGCGGCCATGGTGGCACGGTCGTATTTCAGCGCCACGGCATAGTGGGTCGGGTTGGTGACCACCACATCGGCATGGGGCACGGCGGCCATCATGCGTTTGCGGGCGCGCTCGGCCCTGAGCTGGCGAATCTTACCCTTAATGTGGGGATCCCCTTCCTGCTCCTTATATTCCTCCTTGATCTCCTGCCGGGACATGCGGAGGTTCTTCATGTAATCATGCCGCTGATAGAGATAGTCGAACAAGGCGATGAAGGCCATGGCCACACAGATAGCGATCATCATGTTCACCACCACCGTATCCATGAACAGCAGGGAATTGTGGATATCGTAGCCGGTCAGCGGGTTGAGAAAGCCCAGCTTGGCATGCACCGACAAATAAGCCACCCAGCCAATGATGGTGATTTTGACGATACCCTTGAGCATTTCCACCACCGAGCGCATGGAAAACAGGCGACCCCAGCCTTTGATGAGGGAGAGCTTCTCCAGCTTTGGGGTGATGGATTCCACCGAAAAGACTATGCGATGCTGGATCATGTTGCCCGCCAGAGCGGCGA
This bacterium DNA region includes the following protein-coding sequences:
- a CDS encoding response regulator: MFADARRFGLTSLDSLLESDGISAESSAKIRAAMEAGQSEVIFGELRDLEGNIQKVRIALRPIPRPVGYFAISCSPLRRRTSDKNEPAQAAQDGYHPAHNLPKAVQDALFAAPLGFCAFDKVGTPLFIHPDIEQWLGYGNNEIIDKRIRIQDLVNINPTTRDAKLELDSFEGEVLFKRANGTVAKAFVVQKIFIDADGQPGGCCTVIAPTDRPNPFRHASGTLSDEVTESTSAAYLNDLLDNAPMGIALLDKHGQILRYNAFFASLTDIAQYESHGLSIVDIVDAEHKNEVVERINEILRTNQSAPEKPVSIVLKGEIPKTASLYLAHLPRSGDSNAELVVHLINTTEQRSLEEKFAHSQKMQAVGQLAGGIAHDFNNLLTAMIGFCDLLLMRHPAGDQSFADIMQIKQNGNRAANLVRQLLAFSRRQTLQPKLIDITDVLAELSNLIRRLIGENIELNMIHGKDLGMVKVDLGQFEQVIINLAVNARDAMSGSGGSLSIRSSCMQINRAHPVPKNWISPTDEDPVSNGDYVLIEVIDTGTGIPKDIIRKIFEPFFSTKEVGAGTGLGLATVYGIIKQTGGHIFVASEENKGTTFALLFKRYEPEVEKKTVTADSDAAGSVANADLTGKSTILLVEDEAPVRMFASRALRNKGYTVLEADCGEAAIELMQAEGNKVELIISDVIMPGIDGPSMVKEVWKSFPNLQVIFISGYAEDALGKMEDSENEFFFLPKPFTLKQLAEKVKEVTSK
- the flhB gene encoding flagellar biosynthesis protein FlhB, yielding MAGDENTDKSQKTEDPTQKRLEEAFKRGQVVTSRELVSFFMFVAMTFMIGAVLPKAATMTVQNFAVFVTEPHTFFADDGSLRRIGWSIWMKAMGICFLLIGAMIVAALAGNMIQHRIVFSVESITPKLEKLSLIKGWGRLFSMRSVVEMLKGIVKITIIGWVAYLSVHAKLGFLNPLTGYDIHNSLLFMDTVVVNMMIAICVAMAFIALFDYLYQRHDYMKNLRMSRQEIKEEYKEQEGDPHIKGKIRQLRAERARKRMMAAVPHADVVVTNPTHYAVALKYDRATMAAPAVVAKGVDKVAERIKDVAFENEVPVVENPPLARALHASVDLDEEVPTEHYQAVAEVIGYVYRLRNKLK